The proteins below come from a single Aegilops tauschii subsp. strangulata cultivar AL8/78 chromosome 6, Aet v6.0, whole genome shotgun sequence genomic window:
- the LOC109751363 gene encoding fatty-acid-binding protein 2, producing the protein MKPDWFIFSKLDHNGGYLHKFPLGSPIPHDIGLGLISQVGALVESSFQHPRHACSTGSGAVQEAFSCFNKVAGAFYFCLSRASNPKILHRLSAIAGSGSRACRAQIKQVTSCMQHLAGLQVREEHAIQMLLAKLANATLGRAWNEVEERHACNILMLAAASVIPPFENISPKMLADSMMLGKDGDQIREHVDQPYLDERRPGCARVAVPRTILPEDLTEPRTGIKFPTLLEENSNPTAEVLVGMGYRSMRIMKVKNLNLYAFGLYIQPDSICNKLGSKYATVPVAELKDHPDFYEDLLRENIHMTVRLVVSYNGLSISAVRDAFEKSLGFRLQKMNPNTDYHCLKTFGSYFREDIRIPVGTKIDFRQTCDGQLITEVDGKQIGAVQSKDLCRAFFDMYIGDPPVSVETKQDIAQNVGGLIRRC; encoded by the exons ATGAAACCTGATTGGTTCATTTTCTCCAAGCTTGATCATAACGGAGGATACCTGCACAAGTTTCCACTAGGCTCTCCAATCCCGCATGACATCGGGTTAGGATTGATATCACAAGTTGGGGCTTTAGTCGAGAGTTCCTTTCAGCATCCGCGGCATGCATGCTCTACAGGAAGTGGTGCAGTTCAGGAAGCATTCAGCTGCTTCAACAAGGTTGCTGGAGCTTTCTATTTCTGCCTTTCTAGAGCATCGAATCCCAAGATTTTACACAGGTTGTCCGCTATTGCGGGCTCTGGTTCAAGAGCCTGTCGGGCACAAATAAAGCAAGTGACCTCTTGCATGCAGCACTTGGCTGGATTGCAAGTCAGAGAAGAGCATGCTATACAAATGCTCTTAGCCAAGCTTGCAAACGCAACGCTTGGGCGAGCGTGGAATGAGGTTGAGGAGCGTCATGCCTGTAACATTCTTATGCTAGCTGCCGCTAGTGTAATACCACCATTTGAAAACAT ATCGCCAAAGATGCTTGCGGACTCAATGATGTTGGGAAAAGATGGTGACCAAATCAGAGAACATGTTGATCAGCCTTATTTGGACGAAAGGCGCCCAGGTTGTGCTCGTGTTGCTGTGCCAAGAACAATATTGCCGGAAGATCTGACAGAACCAAGAACTGGGATCAAGTTCCCTACTCTTCTTGAGGAGAATTCCAATCCAACCGCAGAG GTGCTTGTCGGGATGGGTTACAGAAGTATGCGGATAATGAAGGTCAAAAACCTGAATCTTTATGCCTTTGGATTAT ATATACAACCAGATTCTATCTGCAACAAGCTGGGTTCAAAGTATGCTACTGTTCCAGTTGCCGAGCTGAAGGATCACCCGGATTTCTATGAAGATCTTCTGAG GGAAAATATTCATATGACAGTCAGACTGGTAGTTAGCTACAATGGGCTTAGCATTAGTGCAGTGCGAGA TGCGTTTGAGAAATCTCTTGGCTTTCGACTGCAAAAG ATGAATCCTAATACTGATTACCATTGCCTAAAGACATTTGGTTCTTACTTCAGGGAAGACATTCGAATACCTGTG GGTACAAAGATCGACTTCCGTCAAACATGTGATGGCCAGCTTATAACTGAAG TTGATGGCAAACAAATTGGTGCTGTCCAGAGCAAAGATCTTTGCA